A stretch of the Enterobacter mori genome encodes the following:
- the gspF gene encoding type II secretion system inner membrane protein GspF has translation MAFYAWTATNAAGKTQRGTLQAEGQKQVRQMLREQKLMPVSITETREATAGGKVKTGAKLSTPVLSMFTRQLSTLVNAALPLESALKAISKQTEDKKLAAMVVEIREKVVEGHTLFDAFSQFPRTFDKLYCTLVMAGEKTGHLGDVLEKLAEYNEQRQKMKSKLTQAMVYPITLTVVAIAVISILLVAVVPQVIEQFTHMKQQLPITTRTLIAVSDFLQAYGIYIVGILGGGFVGFKTWLRNAKNRFRWNRWLVNGSPIKKLVCAINSARYIRTLSILQASSVPLLEGMYIAMDGIENLYARQVLEQAADTVRQGASLYAALEQAKLFPPTMLYMIASGEESGELGNLMDRAAENQESALQHRITLTLSVFEPALVVSMATIVLFIVLSILQPLLQLNNMVG, from the coding sequence ATGGCCTTCTACGCCTGGACGGCGACGAATGCCGCGGGGAAAACCCAGCGCGGGACGCTACAGGCCGAGGGGCAGAAGCAGGTTCGCCAGATGTTGCGCGAGCAAAAGCTGATGCCCGTCAGCATCACTGAAACCCGCGAGGCAACGGCAGGCGGGAAAGTAAAAACCGGGGCGAAGCTCTCCACCCCGGTGCTGTCGATGTTTACCCGTCAGCTTTCGACGCTGGTCAACGCCGCGCTGCCGCTGGAGAGCGCGCTGAAAGCGATCTCGAAGCAGACGGAAGACAAAAAGCTGGCGGCGATGGTGGTGGAGATCCGCGAGAAGGTGGTGGAAGGTCATACCCTGTTTGACGCCTTCAGCCAGTTCCCGCGCACCTTCGACAAGCTCTACTGCACCCTGGTGATGGCCGGGGAAAAGACCGGCCACCTGGGGGACGTGCTGGAGAAGCTGGCGGAGTACAACGAACAGCGTCAGAAGATGAAAAGCAAGCTGACGCAGGCGATGGTCTACCCGATTACCCTGACGGTGGTTGCCATCGCGGTTATCAGCATACTGCTGGTGGCGGTGGTGCCGCAGGTAATCGAGCAGTTCACCCACATGAAGCAGCAGCTGCCGATCACCACCCGCACGCTGATTGCGGTGAGCGATTTCCTGCAGGCCTACGGCATCTATATCGTCGGGATCCTGGGCGGTGGGTTTGTCGGTTTTAAAACCTGGCTCAGAAATGCCAAAAACCGCTTTCGCTGGAACCGCTGGCTGGTGAACGGTTCACCGATTAAAAAGCTGGTCTGCGCCATCAACAGCGCCCGCTATATCCGCACCCTGAGCATCCTGCAGGCCAGCAGCGTGCCGCTGCTGGAGGGGATGTATATCGCCATGGACGGTATTGAAAACCTCTACGCCCGACAGGTGCTGGAGCAGGCCGCCGATACCGTGCGCCAGGGGGCATCCCTGTATGCCGCGCTGGAACAGGCGAAGCTCTTTCCACCGACCATGCTGTATATGATCGCCTCCGGTGAGGAGAGCGGCGAATTAGGCAATTTAATGGACCGCGCCGCGGAAAACCAGGAATCGGCACTACAGCATCGCATTACATTAACGCTGTCGGTATTTGAACCGGCGCTGGTGGTCTCCATGGCGACGATTGTTTTATTCATCGTGCTGTCAATATTACAGCCGCTTCTGCAACTTAATAATATGGTAGGTTAA
- a CDS encoding lipoprotein, whose product MRYSALTLLVPCALVLSACTTPVTPAFKDIGTRSGPCIDGGPDTVAQQFYDYRIQHRGNDLTALRPYLSDGLAKLLNDATRDPQHNALLQSDPFSSRATLPDSAEVASASTIPNTDARNIPLRVKLTQGTQSWQDEVLMIREGQCWAVDDVRYIGGSVHAPAGTLRQSIENR is encoded by the coding sequence ATGCGCTACTCTGCTTTAACGCTTTTAGTGCCTTGCGCGCTGGTGCTCAGCGCGTGCACCACCCCGGTCACGCCAGCCTTTAAGGATATCGGTACCCGCAGCGGCCCCTGCATTGACGGTGGCCCGGATACCGTGGCGCAACAGTTCTATGATTATCGTATTCAGCACCGCGGTAACGATCTTACTGCCCTTCGGCCGTATTTGAGCGACGGTCTGGCCAAACTGCTGAACGATGCGACCCGCGATCCGCAGCATAATGCGCTGCTTCAATCGGACCCGTTCTCCAGCCGCGCAACGCTGCCCGACAGCGCCGAGGTCGCGAGTGCTTCCACTATCCCAAACACCGATGCGCGAAATATCCCGCTGCGCGTGAAGCTGACGCAGGGCACCCAGTCCTGGCAGGATGAAGTGCTGATGATCCGTGAAGGCCAGTGCTGGGCCGTCGACGACGTACGTTACATCGGCGGCAGCGTTCATGCCCCGGCAGGCACGCTGCGCCAGTCGATTGAGAACCGCTAA
- a CDS encoding heavy metal-binding domain-containing protein: protein MQFSTTPTLEGQPITEYCGVVTGEAILGANIFRDFFAGIRDIVGGRSGAYEKELRKAREIAFKELGEQAKALGADAVVGIDIDYETVGKDASMLMVSVSGTAVKTRR from the coding sequence ATGCAGTTTTCAACCACCCCAACCCTGGAAGGGCAGCCGATTACCGAGTATTGCGGCGTTGTGACCGGCGAAGCGATTCTGGGCGCCAACATCTTCCGCGACTTTTTTGCCGGTATTCGCGACATCGTCGGCGGACGCTCAGGTGCTTACGAGAAAGAGCTGCGCAAGGCCCGCGAAATTGCTTTTAAAGAGCTGGGCGAGCAGGCAAAAGCGCTGGGCGCCGATGCCGTTGTGGGCATTGATATCGACTACGAAACGGTCGGTAAAGATGCCAGTATGCTGATGGTGAGCGTAAGCGGCACGGCGGTGAAAACCCGTCGATGA
- the gspD gene encoding type II secretion system secretin GspD, with protein MKKFPWACVALTALSLYSSSLLAANFSASFKNTDIREFIDTVGRNLNKTILVDPSVQGSVSVRTYNVLTEDEYYQFFLSVLDLYGLSVIPMDNGMVKVVRSSVARTAGAPLADSKNPGKGDEIITRVVRMENVPVRELAPLLRQLNDATGIGNVVHFEPSNVLLLTGKASVVNRLVDLVQRVDKDGIQRREIVPLRFASAKDLSDMLNNLNNEEQKGQNAPQLATKVVADDETNSLVISGSEDARMRTRSLIQQLDREQNNEGNTRVFYLKYASATKVVPVLTGIGEQLKDKPGAAKAKTASAATDLNITADESTNSLVITAQPNVMNSLEKVIDKLDIRRPQVLVEAIIAEVQDGNGLDLGVQWTSKHGGVQFGSTGLPIGQIKNGTMKGASFTGLATGFFNGDFGALMTALSTDGKNDILSTPSVVTLDNKEASFNVGQDVPVLSGSQTTSGDNVFNSVERKTVGTKLKIVPQINDGDMIHLKIEQEVSSVDNSATEDSSLGPTFNTRTINNEVMVHSGQTVVLGGLMENVTKQSVSKVPLLGDIPLVGQLFRYTSQDSSKRNLMVFIHTTVLRDDDNYSAASKEKYDQIRARQQQRVEEKKLGIIEPADNAVLPAFPVDASAAPVKTSASRNPFKH; from the coding sequence ATGAAGAAATTTCCTTGGGCGTGCGTGGCGCTGACCGCATTGTCGTTATATTCCAGTTCGCTGCTTGCAGCCAACTTTAGCGCGAGCTTTAAAAATACCGATATCCGCGAGTTTATCGATACGGTAGGCCGCAATCTGAATAAAACCATTCTCGTCGACCCGTCCGTTCAGGGCTCGGTGTCGGTGCGAACCTACAACGTGCTGACGGAAGATGAGTATTACCAGTTCTTCCTGAGCGTGCTGGATCTGTACGGCCTGTCGGTGATCCCGATGGACAACGGGATGGTGAAAGTGGTGCGCTCAAGCGTAGCCCGCACCGCCGGCGCGCCGCTGGCAGACAGCAAAAACCCGGGCAAAGGCGATGAGATCATCACCCGCGTGGTGCGCATGGAAAACGTGCCGGTACGCGAGCTGGCCCCGCTGCTGCGTCAGCTCAACGATGCCACCGGCATCGGTAACGTGGTGCATTTTGAACCCTCCAACGTGCTGCTGTTGACCGGTAAAGCCTCGGTGGTAAACCGCCTGGTGGATCTGGTGCAGCGCGTCGATAAAGACGGTATCCAGCGCCGCGAGATTGTGCCGCTGCGCTTTGCCTCCGCTAAAGATCTCTCAGACATGTTGAACAACCTCAACAACGAAGAGCAAAAGGGGCAGAACGCGCCGCAGCTGGCGACCAAAGTGGTGGCAGATGACGAAACCAATAGCCTGGTGATCAGCGGCTCGGAAGATGCGCGCATGCGTACCCGCTCTCTGATCCAACAGCTGGATCGCGAGCAGAACAACGAGGGGAATACCCGCGTCTTCTACCTCAAATATGCCAGCGCCACCAAAGTGGTACCGGTGCTGACCGGGATTGGCGAGCAGCTGAAAGACAAGCCGGGCGCGGCCAAAGCGAAGACCGCGAGCGCCGCAACCGACCTGAATATTACCGCCGACGAATCAACCAACTCGCTGGTGATCACCGCGCAGCCTAACGTGATGAACTCCCTGGAGAAGGTGATCGACAAGCTCGACATCCGCCGTCCGCAGGTGCTGGTGGAAGCGATCATTGCTGAAGTGCAGGACGGCAACGGTCTGGATCTTGGCGTGCAGTGGACCAGCAAGCACGGCGGCGTGCAGTTTGGCTCCACCGGCCTGCCGATCGGCCAGATTAAGAACGGCACCATGAAGGGGGCGAGCTTCACCGGCCTTGCGACCGGCTTCTTTAACGGCGATTTCGGGGCGCTGATGACCGCGCTCTCCACCGACGGCAAAAACGACATTCTCTCCACGCCAAGCGTCGTGACGCTGGATAACAAAGAGGCGTCGTTCAACGTCGGCCAGGACGTGCCTGTACTCTCAGGCTCCCAGACCACCAGCGGCGACAACGTCTTTAACTCCGTTGAGCGTAAGACGGTGGGTACCAAGCTAAAAATTGTGCCGCAAATCAACGATGGCGACATGATCCATCTGAAGATTGAGCAGGAAGTCTCCAGCGTCGACAACAGCGCGACGGAGGATTCCAGCCTCGGCCCAACCTTCAATACGCGCACGATTAACAACGAAGTGATGGTCCACAGCGGCCAAACGGTGGTGCTCGGCGGTCTGATGGAGAACGTGACCAAACAGTCGGTCTCTAAAGTGCCGCTGCTGGGCGATATCCCGCTGGTCGGTCAGCTGTTCCGCTACACCTCGCAGGATTCGTCCAAGCGTAACCTGATGGTGTTTATCCATACCACCGTCCTGCGCGACGACGACAACTACAGCGCGGCGTCAAAAGAGAAATATGACCAGATCCGGGCCCGTCAGCAGCAGCGCGTAGAAGAGAAAAAGCTCGGGATTATTGAGCCAGCGGATAACGCGGTACTGCCCGCGTTTCCCGTCGACGCCAGCGCCGCGCCGGTGAAAACCAGCGCATCGCGTAATCCGTTTAAACACTAA
- a CDS encoding ExeA family protein codes for MYQSHFNFKHPPFRKIVRLSGDFLVPYHQDVFNLLKEKAQQAGISCLFSDDTQLLSQFSNALKCTTPGVLAINAFPKLSASSLLYKLSPGTKESKNRIQAVDAVLRQWQEGKAKAKVLVIAHTEAMKDNCREVLAMLLTRAQELDFRLSVVLMGAADQEAVLKQQPELREYTHTHHALRPLTCREFLSYVQAQCEEHGCDTSPFTPARVRKMHALTRGNISRLNELAHLSLLAAWTERAAQVSPRHLRLAAGETLPAKKHGKHLATVGLFASVLFAACGWYLTSSISARLPVQLPVPVSWQHQTPKVPAPVVPVIDNEVVNQPDAMHQLYQMWGYDASADDALCQNAAKVNLMCKQGNASPDALAQEGYPWVSELKTGNHLNYAVVARVGDTSLDLLMNNRTWQVSRSWFTQHATGNYTQLHRLTPDGKDAISAASDAKDVDWLDQQLSVALNQPETHAQTWTAELMKRTREFQQKMHLHVDGIPGEDTLMQLMRETDTTPSVLIQASRFTPDAKTQEKHS; via the coding sequence ATGTATCAGAGCCACTTCAATTTTAAACATCCGCCCTTTCGGAAAATCGTCCGGTTATCCGGTGATTTTCTGGTGCCTTATCATCAGGACGTGTTCAACCTTCTGAAAGAGAAAGCCCAACAGGCGGGAATTAGCTGCCTCTTTTCAGACGACACCCAGCTGTTGAGCCAGTTCAGCAATGCGCTGAAATGCACGACTCCCGGCGTGCTTGCCATCAATGCGTTTCCCAAACTGAGTGCCAGTAGCCTGCTGTACAAGCTCAGTCCGGGGACGAAAGAGAGCAAGAACCGTATTCAGGCGGTGGATGCCGTGCTGCGTCAGTGGCAGGAAGGGAAAGCGAAAGCCAAAGTGCTGGTAATCGCCCATACCGAAGCGATGAAGGACAACTGCCGGGAAGTCCTGGCGATGCTGCTCACCCGCGCTCAGGAGCTGGATTTCCGGTTGTCCGTGGTGTTGATGGGCGCGGCGGATCAGGAAGCCGTTCTGAAGCAGCAACCTGAACTGCGCGAATATACGCACACACATCATGCCTTGCGTCCCCTGACCTGCCGCGAATTCCTTAGCTATGTTCAGGCGCAGTGTGAAGAGCACGGGTGCGATACTTCGCCGTTTACGCCGGCGCGCGTGCGCAAGATGCATGCCCTGACCAGGGGGAATATCAGCAGGCTGAACGAGCTGGCACACCTGTCGCTGCTGGCCGCCTGGACCGAACGTGCAGCCCAGGTCAGCCCGCGTCATTTACGCCTGGCGGCGGGCGAGACGCTGCCCGCGAAAAAACACGGTAAGCACCTGGCAACCGTGGGCCTGTTCGCGTCCGTGCTGTTCGCCGCCTGCGGCTGGTATTTAACTTCCTCTATTAGTGCAAGACTGCCGGTTCAACTGCCCGTTCCCGTCAGCTGGCAACACCAGACGCCGAAAGTACCGGCACCCGTGGTGCCGGTTATCGACAACGAAGTCGTTAATCAGCCGGACGCCATGCATCAGCTTTATCAGATGTGGGGGTATGACGCCTCGGCGGACGATGCCCTGTGCCAAAACGCCGCGAAGGTGAACCTGATGTGTAAACAGGGGAACGCCTCGCCGGATGCGCTGGCGCAGGAAGGCTATCCGTGGGTCAGTGAACTGAAAACCGGCAACCACCTCAACTATGCCGTGGTCGCACGCGTCGGGGATACCTCTCTCGATCTACTGATGAATAACCGTACCTGGCAAGTGAGCCGCAGCTGGTTTACTCAGCATGCGACCGGCAATTACACCCAGCTGCACCGCCTGACGCCGGATGGCAAAGACGCCATCAGCGCCGCCAGCGATGCAAAAGACGTGGATTGGCTTGATCAGCAGCTGAGCGTGGCCCTTAACCAGCCGGAAACCCATGCCCAGACCTGGACGGCAGAACTGATGAAACGCACCCGAGAGTTCCAGCAAAAAATGCATCTGCACGTGGATGGGATCCCTGGTGAAGATACGCTGATGCAGTTAATGCGAGAAACCGATACCACACCGAGCGTATTAATTCAGGCCTCGCGTTTCACACCGGACGCGAAAACGCAGGAGAAACATTCCTGA
- the artI gene encoding arginine ABC transporter substrate-binding protein ArtI, translating to MKKVLIAALLASVSLSATAAQTIRFATEASYPPFESIDANNKIVGFDVDLANALCKEIDATCTFSNQAFDSLIPSLKFRRIDAVMAGMDITPEREKQVLFSTPYYDNSALFIGQKGKFTSIDQLKGKKVGVQNGTTHQKFIMDKHPEITTVPYDSYQNAKLDLQNGRIDGVFGDTAVVTEWLKANDKLAPVGDKVTDKAYFGTGLGIAVRQGNTELQQKFNAALEKVKKDGTYETIYQKWFQK from the coding sequence ATGAAAAAAGTATTGATTGCCGCGCTGCTTGCTAGCGTCAGCCTTTCCGCTACCGCAGCCCAGACCATTCGTTTCGCCACCGAGGCGTCTTATCCTCCGTTTGAGTCCATCGATGCGAACAACAAGATTGTTGGCTTCGACGTAGACCTGGCTAACGCCCTGTGTAAAGAGATCGACGCGACCTGTACCTTCAGCAACCAGGCGTTCGACAGCCTGATCCCGAGCCTGAAGTTCCGCCGTATCGACGCCGTAATGGCCGGTATGGACATCACCCCTGAGCGTGAAAAGCAGGTGCTGTTCTCTACCCCTTACTACGATAACTCCGCCCTGTTTATTGGTCAGAAAGGCAAGTTCACTTCCATCGACCAGTTGAAAGGCAAGAAAGTGGGCGTGCAGAACGGCACCACCCACCAGAAATTCATCATGGATAAGCACCCGGAAATCACCACCGTTCCGTATGACAGCTACCAGAACGCGAAGCTGGATCTGCAGAACGGCCGTATCGACGGCGTATTTGGTGATACCGCGGTGGTCACTGAATGGCTGAAAGCCAACGACAAGCTGGCGCCAGTCGGCGACAAAGTGACCGATAAAGCCTATTTCGGTACCGGTCTGGGCATCGCCGTGCGTCAGGGCAACACTGAGCTGCAGCAGAAATTCAACGCTGCGCTGGAAAAAGTGAAGAAAGACGGCACCTACGAAACCATCTACCAAAAATGGTTCCAGAAGTAA
- the artP gene encoding arginine ABC transporter ATP-binding protein ArtP — protein sequence MSIKLNGINCFYGAHQALFDITLNCPEGETLVLLGPSGAGKSSLLRVLNLLEMPRSGTLAIAGNHFDFAKTPSDKAIRELRQNVGMVFQQYNLWPHLTVLQNLIEAPCRVLGLSKDQAMSRAEKLLERLRLKPYSDRYPLHLSGGQQQRVAIARALMMEPAVLLFDEPTAALDPEITAQIVSIIRELAETNITQVIVTHEVEVARKTASRVVYMENGYIVEQGDASCFTNPQTDAFKNYLSH from the coding sequence ATGAGTATTAAACTAAACGGCATTAACTGCTTCTACGGCGCACACCAGGCGCTGTTCGACATCACGCTGAACTGCCCGGAGGGCGAAACACTGGTTTTGCTCGGCCCAAGCGGCGCAGGCAAAAGTTCCCTTCTGCGTGTTCTTAATCTGCTTGAAATGCCCCGCTCAGGTACGCTGGCGATTGCCGGTAACCATTTTGATTTTGCGAAAACGCCTTCTGATAAAGCGATTCGTGAACTGCGTCAAAATGTCGGCATGGTCTTTCAGCAATATAATCTCTGGCCGCACCTGACCGTTCTGCAAAACCTGATTGAAGCGCCCTGCCGCGTGCTCGGTTTAAGCAAGGACCAGGCGATGTCGCGTGCCGAAAAGCTGCTGGAACGTCTGCGTCTTAAGCCATACAGCGATCGCTATCCTTTACACCTCTCCGGCGGTCAGCAGCAGCGCGTAGCGATTGCACGCGCGCTCATGATGGAGCCAGCGGTTCTGCTGTTTGACGAACCGACTGCGGCGCTGGACCCGGAAATCACCGCCCAGATCGTGAGCATTATTCGCGAGCTGGCGGAAACCAACATTACCCAGGTCATCGTGACCCACGAAGTGGAAGTGGCGCGCAAAACCGCCAGCCGTGTGGTTTACATGGAAAACGGGTATATCGTCGAGCAAGGTGACGCGAGCTGCTTTACTAACCCGCAAACCGATGCCTTCAAAAATTACTTATCTCACTGA
- the gspC gene encoding type II secretion system protein GspC — MFVLLIFCGQQGYLTFKEYKKITNKLANLDAQPLKNRRDEKTFTLFTAAARQDNVPTAVKAPLAAEIEGIVSSDDAWLSFAVIKTPGGQKSYREGEALTGFNEAFIQEINKDNVVVNYEGASQVLALNKPDYFKGGVDSGPVSKSTKDAGADSVHLDDYLVLKPLIDKGQLEGYNINPRNASSFYSHSGLKKGDVAVKVNSVDMTDEAKAKSIIANWSKMKEAEVVVRRHAHLENIRVNVLNN; from the coding sequence ATGTTTGTGCTGTTAATTTTTTGCGGCCAACAAGGTTATCTCACGTTTAAAGAGTATAAAAAAATTACGAATAAGTTGGCTAATTTAGATGCGCAGCCGCTTAAAAACCGCCGTGATGAAAAGACATTCACGCTTTTTACCGCAGCCGCTCGTCAGGATAACGTTCCGACGGCGGTGAAAGCCCCGCTGGCAGCGGAAATCGAAGGGATCGTGAGCAGTGATGACGCCTGGCTCTCCTTCGCAGTCATCAAAACGCCGGGTGGTCAAAAGAGCTACCGTGAAGGTGAGGCGCTGACCGGCTTCAACGAGGCCTTTATACAGGAAATTAATAAAGACAATGTGGTGGTTAATTACGAAGGTGCTTCGCAGGTACTGGCGTTAAATAAACCTGATTATTTTAAGGGCGGCGTTGACAGCGGCCCGGTAAGCAAATCGACGAAAGATGCAGGCGCGGACAGCGTGCATCTGGATGATTATCTGGTGTTAAAGCCGTTAATCGATAAGGGCCAGCTGGAAGGCTACAACATTAATCCAAGGAATGCCTCTTCCTTCTACAGCCATTCAGGGCTGAAAAAGGGGGACGTGGCAGTAAAAGTCAACTCTGTCGATATGACCGACGAAGCTAAGGCAAAAAGTATTATTGCCAACTGGTCGAAAATGAAAGAAGCGGAGGTCGTCGTCAGACGTCACGCTCACCTTGAAAATATTCGGGTCAATGTTCTAAACAATTAA
- a CDS encoding N-acetylmuramoyl-L-alanine amidase yields MKRSLSTLLLALLLAGCATEKGIIDKGAYELDTRHQAQAAYPRIKVLVIHYTADDFDSSLATLTDKNVSSHYLIPAIPPAPDGKPRIWQLVPESELAWHAGISFWRGTNRINDTSVGIELENRGWQKTSGVKHFTPFEPAQIAALVPLAKDIITRYNIRPENVVAHSDIAPQRKDDPGPLFPWRQLAQQGIGAWPDPARVAFYINGRPRYQQVDTGALLDLLARYGYEVPVDSTPAQQKRIITAFQMHFRPDLWNGVADVETMAIAEALLEKYGQG; encoded by the coding sequence ATGAAGCGTTCGCTTTCAACACTCCTGCTGGCGCTTTTGCTGGCAGGGTGCGCCACGGAAAAGGGCATTATTGATAAAGGTGCCTACGAGCTGGATACCCGCCACCAGGCGCAGGCGGCCTACCCGCGTATCAAGGTGCTGGTGATCCACTATACCGCTGATGATTTTGACAGCTCGCTGGCGACCTTAACGGACAAAAATGTCAGTTCCCACTATCTCATTCCGGCAATTCCTCCTGCTCCTGATGGCAAACCGCGTATCTGGCAACTGGTGCCTGAAAGCGAACTGGCGTGGCATGCAGGGATAAGCTTCTGGCGCGGCACCAACCGTATCAATGATACGTCCGTGGGGATTGAGCTGGAGAACCGTGGCTGGCAAAAAACATCTGGCGTTAAGCACTTTACCCCTTTTGAGCCAGCACAAATTGCGGCGCTGGTGCCGCTCGCCAAAGACATTATCACCCGCTACAACATCAGGCCTGAAAATGTGGTGGCCCATTCGGACATCGCCCCGCAGCGTAAAGACGATCCCGGTCCGCTCTTTCCGTGGCGGCAGCTGGCACAGCAGGGCATTGGTGCATGGCCCGATCCGGCGCGCGTCGCGTTCTATATAAACGGGCGTCCGCGCTATCAGCAGGTGGATACCGGGGCATTACTCGATCTCCTCGCGCGGTATGGCTATGAGGTGCCGGTTGACAGCACCCCGGCGCAGCAAAAGCGCATCATCACGGCGTTCCAGATGCATTTCCGGCCTGACCTGTGGAACGGCGTCGCGGACGTCGAAACGATGGCCATTGCTGAAGCCCTTCTGGAGAAATACGGACAGGGGTAA
- the gspE gene encoding type II secretion system ATPase GspE yields MDELTKTLCSSSYAKDNGVLFYNNDVYIREDTPAFALLEVRRVLERAFVPVTLTSEAFDELLAKIWQQSSGVSQQLVDDMDADIDLMALTEEIPDNEDLLDNDENSPVIRLINAILGEAVKDGASDIHIETFERTLSIRFRVDGVLRPVLQPARKLAPLLVSRIKVMSKLDIAEKRLPQDGRISLRIGRKAIDVRVSTIPSQYGERVVMRLLDKSNLKPDINRLGLIDEELDKLKGLIDRPHGIILVTGPTGSGKSTTLYAILSALNGHERNILTVEDPIEYELEGVGQTQVNPRVDMTFARGLRAILRQDPDVVMIGEIRDGETAQIAVQASLTGHLVMSTLHTNSAAGAITRLRDMGLESFLIGSSLLGVIAQRLVRRLCTHCRTTSPLDANEKALFSFMDAPPKVIYRAVGCEHCRQSGYQGRAGIHEFLVVDSAMRRAIHEDKDEMTIETQLFKQAYSLRENGLLKVINGVTSLEEVMRVTAERGGDA; encoded by the coding sequence GTGGACGAACTGACTAAAACCCTGTGTAGCAGCAGCTACGCAAAAGATAACGGCGTTCTGTTTTACAACAACGACGTCTATATCCGTGAAGACACCCCGGCGTTTGCACTGCTGGAGGTGCGCCGGGTGCTGGAACGCGCGTTCGTTCCGGTGACCCTGACATCAGAAGCCTTTGATGAGCTGCTGGCCAAAATCTGGCAGCAGAGCAGCGGCGTCTCTCAGCAGCTGGTGGACGACATGGACGCGGATATCGATCTGATGGCGTTAACCGAGGAGATCCCGGATAACGAGGATCTGCTCGATAACGACGAAAACTCCCCGGTGATCCGCCTGATTAACGCCATTCTCGGCGAGGCGGTGAAAGACGGTGCGTCGGATATTCATATCGAAACCTTCGAGCGCACGCTGAGCATTCGCTTTCGCGTTGACGGCGTGCTGCGCCCGGTGCTGCAGCCTGCGCGTAAGCTCGCGCCGCTGCTGGTGTCGCGCATCAAGGTCATGTCGAAACTCGACATCGCCGAGAAGCGCCTGCCGCAGGATGGCCGTATCTCCCTGCGCATTGGCCGCAAGGCCATCGACGTGCGCGTCTCGACCATTCCGTCCCAGTACGGCGAGCGCGTGGTGATGCGTCTGCTCGACAAAAGCAACCTGAAGCCCGACATCAACAGGCTGGGCCTGATCGATGAAGAGCTGGATAAGTTAAAAGGGCTGATTGACCGCCCGCACGGCATTATCCTGGTCACCGGGCCAACGGGCTCCGGTAAAAGTACCACCCTGTACGCCATTCTCTCGGCGCTGAACGGCCATGAACGCAACATCCTGACCGTTGAAGACCCGATTGAATACGAGCTGGAAGGGGTGGGGCAGACGCAGGTTAACCCGCGCGTGGACATGACCTTTGCCCGCGGGCTGCGCGCCATTCTGCGTCAGGACCCGGACGTGGTGATGATCGGGGAAATTCGTGACGGCGAAACCGCGCAAATTGCGGTGCAGGCCTCGCTCACCGGTCACCTGGTCATGTCGACGCTGCACACCAACAGCGCCGCAGGGGCGATTACTCGCCTGCGGGACATGGGGCTGGAGTCATTTTTAATCGGATCATCGTTGCTCGGTGTCATTGCCCAGCGTCTGGTGCGTCGGCTGTGTACCCACTGCCGGACCACCAGTCCGCTGGACGCCAATGAAAAAGCGCTGTTCAGCTTTATGGACGCGCCGCCAAAAGTGATTTACCGCGCGGTGGGGTGCGAACACTGCCGTCAGAGCGGCTATCAGGGCCGCGCTGGTATACATGAATTCCTGGTGGTGGACAGCGCCATGCGCCGCGCCATCCATGAAGATAAGGACGAAATGACCATCGAAACGCAGCTGTTTAAGCAGGCCTACAGCCTGCGCGAAAACGGGCTGCTGAAGGTGATTAACGGTGTGACCTCGCTGGAAGAGGTGATGCGCGTCACCGCCGAGCGTGGGGGGGATGCGTAA
- a CDS encoding helix-turn-helix domain-containing protein: MLSIYAKKLRPQHEMEAIISATSGFEEKTLKKWQKISTSDSQYIHIIVSGEVEFRRESDELCMFTVTGQCIFGLSSMYYNATHMYGLVRANTVIRSIKKETFAQLMTDNNLWPELTKVLSWYICMLSKRDDVLVARSAYSVVREFLYEINELIVHHQRDINIYDYIQEYTNLARSTIIKILSDLKKGQYIVVEKGRLLNLTALPEKY, translated from the coding sequence ATGTTAAGCATCTATGCAAAAAAATTACGTCCGCAACATGAAATGGAAGCCATTATTTCTGCAACGTCAGGTTTTGAAGAAAAAACTTTAAAGAAATGGCAGAAAATTTCTACCTCTGATTCACAATATATTCATATTATCGTCAGCGGTGAGGTTGAATTCCGTCGCGAATCCGACGAACTGTGTATGTTCACGGTGACGGGCCAGTGCATTTTTGGCCTCTCGTCTATGTACTACAACGCAACCCATATGTATGGCCTCGTTCGCGCCAACACCGTAATACGCTCGATCAAGAAAGAGACCTTCGCCCAGCTGATGACGGATAACAATTTATGGCCTGAACTGACCAAAGTGCTCTCCTGGTACATCTGCATGCTGAGCAAACGTGACGATGTGCTGGTTGCCCGCAGCGCTTACTCAGTGGTGCGTGAATTTTTATACGAGATTAATGAGCTTATTGTTCATCATCAGCGTGATATCAACATTTATGATTATATTCAGGAATACACCAACCTGGCACGCAGCACCATCATTAAAATCCTCTCCGATCTGAAGAAAGGTCAATATATCGTGGTGGAAAAAGGTCGACTTCTTAATCTCACCGCTCTGCCAGAAAAATATTAA